One segment of Thermosynechococcus sp. HN-54 DNA contains the following:
- a CDS encoding MBL fold metallo-hydrolase, giving the protein MIECLNYGVGHADEGVCIGLGIGTYRILLDCGVPSLDVLPLDEIEQHPFDLVLCSHAHADHAQSLLALHRRFPHIPIYASEVTTQLLPLNWPDETVPPFCRALPWRSPVEFGDGLTAELFPAGHLPGAAVFVLTYQDANTEQPPLSVVYTGDFFLSHTRFTEGLPLADLRGLQPDVLIIEGSLGTARHPHRRQQENQLAERIRTAVDQGYNVLLPLPPLGTAQEILILLRSHHLFTGQPIQIWVSRAIARGCDAYLTVLPHLPTAIQNFAQHQSLFWDQRVKPQVQPLSDLAQIRGEAPTIVLVEEDQDLRPYVTQGRRPWLVLYPRLRYGQPFRGGDPALARLPNVEVDTFLLSLHADGPATTQLIHNIRPQHVVLIHGDPNYLADLASLNELSNRYHLHTPTSGSTIQFPIGQLTLSTPSSLVQLAYEGEVSEWNDEAMIRLPAAITTDPRWRRLADTGFVLASWQGEQLLIRGMTPKEVLGGTSATIAPDQQSCFNCQFYRGQRCWNEASALYNFKVAPEGYCPAFERAETQPEPES; this is encoded by the coding sequence ATGATCGAGTGCCTCAACTATGGGGTGGGTCACGCCGATGAGGGGGTGTGCATTGGCCTAGGAATTGGCACCTATCGGATTTTGCTGGACTGTGGTGTGCCGTCCCTTGATGTGTTGCCCCTCGATGAGATTGAACAGCATCCCTTTGACTTGGTGCTGTGTAGCCATGCCCACGCGGATCATGCCCAGAGTCTCTTGGCACTCCATCGCCGTTTTCCCCATATTCCCATCTATGCCAGTGAGGTCACGACGCAACTGTTGCCCCTCAATTGGCCGGATGAAACGGTACCGCCCTTCTGCCGTGCGTTGCCTTGGCGATCGCCCGTTGAGTTTGGCGATGGTCTGACAGCAGAACTCTTTCCAGCAGGACATCTACCGGGGGCAGCCGTCTTTGTCCTCACCTACCAAGACGCCAACACAGAGCAACCGCCCTTAAGTGTGGTCTATACAGGGGATTTTTTCCTCTCCCATACGCGCTTTACGGAAGGATTACCCCTAGCAGATCTGCGGGGTCTGCAACCGGATGTGCTGATCATTGAGGGCAGCTTGGGTACAGCGCGTCACCCCCACCGCCGTCAACAGGAAAACCAACTGGCAGAGCGCATCCGCACGGCGGTTGACCAAGGCTACAATGTGCTGCTCCCCCTGCCGCCCCTCGGTACGGCTCAAGAAATTCTCATCCTGCTGCGCAGTCACCATCTTTTTACGGGACAGCCGATTCAGATTTGGGTGAGTCGAGCGATCGCTCGCGGATGTGATGCCTACCTCACGGTTTTACCCCATTTACCCACGGCCATTCAAAATTTTGCCCAACACCAGTCCCTCTTTTGGGATCAGCGGGTTAAACCCCAAGTGCAGCCCTTAAGCGATTTGGCGCAAATTCGAGGCGAAGCCCCCACCATTGTCCTTGTGGAGGAGGATCAAGACCTGCGTCCCTACGTCACCCAAGGGAGACGGCCTTGGCTCGTGCTCTATCCGCGTCTGCGCTATGGTCAGCCCTTTCGGGGAGGTGATCCTGCCTTAGCCAGATTACCCAATGTAGAGGTGGATACGTTTTTACTCTCCCTCCATGCCGATGGCCCTGCAACGACTCAACTGATTCACAATATCCGCCCGCAGCATGTGGTGCTTATCCACGGCGATCCGAACTACCTTGCGGATTTAGCCAGCCTCAACGAACTGAGCAATCGCTACCATCTGCACACTCCCACCAGTGGCTCCACGATTCAATTTCCCATTGGTCAACTGACGCTTTCTACCCCCAGTTCATTGGTGCAATTGGCCTATGAGGGGGAGGTGAGTGAGTGGAACGATGAAGCGATGATTCGCCTACCGGCAGCGATTACCACCGACCCCCGCTGGCGACGGCTGGCGGACACAGGCTTTGTTTTGGCGTCTTGGCAGGGAGAGCAATTGCTGATTCGCGGTATGACCCCGAAAGAAGTGCTCGGTGGTACCTCAGCCACGATCGCTCCCGATCAGCAGAGCTGCTTTAACTGCCAGTTTTATCGGGGTCAACGCTGCTGGAATGAAGCCTCTGCCCTGTACAACTTCAAAGTGGCACCGGAGGGGTATTGTCCAGCCTTTGAGCGGGCAGAAACGCAACCGGAACCCGAAAGCTAG
- a CDS encoding AbrB family transcriptional regulator, translating into MQRLSELGSASRKEAAKLCGYYRVTKSGEVRVNLGKFYEAVLAAGGLEVQSSEKEVNAQSGRGRSPSYRVKVHQNGQIVIGAAYTKAMNLKPGDTFKIKQGYKHIHLYLIDSDERNGTAAE; encoded by the coding sequence TTGCAGCGATTAAGTGAACTAGGTTCTGCATCCCGTAAAGAAGCCGCAAAGCTCTGTGGTTACTATCGCGTCACAAAATCCGGTGAGGTGCGTGTCAACTTAGGGAAATTTTACGAAGCGGTACTTGCTGCCGGTGGACTAGAAGTCCAGTCATCGGAAAAAGAAGTCAATGCTCAATCAGGACGGGGGCGATCGCCCTCCTATCGGGTGAAGGTGCACCAAAATGGTCAGATTGTCATTGGTGCTGCCTATACCAAAGCAATGAACTTGAAGCCGGGGGACACGTTTAAAATCAAGCAGGGGTATAAACATATTCATCTCTACTTGATTGATTCTGACGAGAGGAATGGCACCGCCGCAGAATGA
- a CDS encoding ABC transporter permease — MTPWQTLRRNPLVMVSLGVLLTLYLLAIAADFIAPYSPYTFQVDGALLPPTRIYWRTPDGQWLGPHVYPTRLGPVNLETGERPLMVDWQEPSPIRLFVKGSPYRFLEITLPLPTRWSLSNPQIEPRTIFAGFPSDRHLFGTVGKGYLNLLGTDDQGRDQLSRLLFGARISLSIGLVGVAIAFPIGILVGAISGYFGGWLDAVLMRGVEVLMTLPTIYLLVALGAVLPVGLSSGERFLLITVITSFVSWAGVARVIRGQVLGIKEMAFVQAAQVMGGRSLYIIVRHIIPQTATYVIIAATLSIPSFIVAESVLSLIGLGIQQPDPSWGNMLSLATNASILVLQPWLVWAPATLIVLTVLCFNIVGDGLRDALDPRQTQK; from the coding sequence ATGACCCCTTGGCAAACGTTGCGGCGCAACCCCTTAGTGATGGTTAGTTTGGGGGTGTTGCTGACGTTGTACCTGCTGGCGATCGCCGCAGATTTTATTGCCCCCTATAGTCCCTATACCTTTCAAGTGGATGGTGCCCTGCTGCCCCCCACCCGGATTTACTGGCGCACGCCCGATGGTCAGTGGCTAGGTCCCCATGTCTATCCCACCCGCTTGGGGCCTGTGAACTTGGAAACAGGGGAACGTCCTCTGATGGTGGACTGGCAGGAACCGTCGCCGATTCGCCTCTTTGTTAAGGGCAGCCCCTATCGCTTCTTAGAAATTACGCTGCCCCTACCGACCCGCTGGAGTCTCAGCAATCCGCAAATTGAACCGCGTACCATTTTTGCGGGGTTCCCCAGCGATCGCCATCTCTTTGGTACGGTGGGCAAGGGCTATCTGAATCTGTTGGGAACGGATGACCAAGGACGCGATCAGTTGAGCCGGCTGCTCTTTGGTGCCCGCATTAGCCTCAGTATTGGCCTTGTGGGGGTCGCGATCGCCTTCCCGATTGGTATTCTCGTGGGGGCGATTTCTGGCTACTTTGGCGGCTGGCTCGATGCAGTTTTGATGCGGGGTGTTGAGGTGCTGATGACGCTGCCGACCATCTATCTGCTGGTGGCCTTGGGGGCGGTACTCCCAGTCGGACTCAGTAGTGGCGAGCGATTTTTGCTAATTACCGTGATCACATCGTTTGTGAGTTGGGCGGGGGTAGCACGGGTGATTCGCGGTCAGGTGCTGGGGATCAAAGAAATGGCTTTTGTCCAAGCGGCGCAGGTAATGGGGGGGCGATCGCTCTACATTATTGTGCGGCACATTATTCCCCAGACGGCGACTTATGTAATTATTGCCGCGACCCTCTCCATTCCCAGCTTTATTGTCGCGGAATCGGTACTCAGTCTGATTGGCTTGGGAATCCAGCAGCCGGATCCCTCTTGGGGCAATATGCTCTCTTTGGCAACCAATGCTTCGATTTTGGTCTTGCAGCCGTGGTTGGTCTGGGCACCGGCCACATTAATTGTCCTGACTGTGCTGTGTTTCAATATTGTCGGCGATGGCCTGCGGGATGCCCTTGATCCCAGACAAACACAAAAATAG
- a CDS encoding carbon dioxide-concentrating mechanism protein → MERPHDFRDLALGLVSAQSFPAIVGIADHMLKSSDVLLVGYEKIGSGHCTAIVRGRIADVRLAVEEGAERAQQFGQELSTLVIPRPDPNLEKILPIGSLLAQIASKSRGHRLSSHAVGLLETRGFPAMVGAADAMLKAADVMLTAYETIGAGLCTAIIRGTASNTAIALEAGMAEADRIGELHAVMLVPRPLEDLDQSLPLAPALQRELQPLRLPLTLKQKDTEPLALQGAAQESVAVEAPAETVPVEPSANP, encoded by the coding sequence ATGGAGCGGCCTCATGACTTTAGGGATTTGGCCTTGGGGCTAGTCTCAGCCCAGAGTTTTCCGGCGATCGTTGGCATTGCCGATCACATGCTCAAATCCTCCGATGTCCTCCTAGTGGGCTATGAAAAAATTGGCAGTGGCCACTGTACCGCGATCGTGCGCGGGCGAATTGCTGATGTGCGTCTGGCTGTGGAAGAGGGCGCTGAACGGGCGCAGCAGTTTGGTCAAGAACTCAGTACACTGGTGATTCCCCGACCTGACCCCAACCTAGAGAAAATTCTTCCTATTGGCAGTCTCCTCGCCCAGATTGCCTCTAAAAGTCGCGGCCATCGCCTCAGTAGCCACGCAGTTGGCCTATTGGAAACCCGAGGATTTCCAGCTATGGTGGGGGCAGCGGATGCCATGCTCAAGGCGGCAGATGTGATGCTGACAGCCTACGAAACCATTGGCGCCGGTTTGTGTACGGCCATTATTCGTGGCACGGCCTCCAATACCGCGATCGCCCTTGAGGCCGGGATGGCAGAAGCCGATCGCATTGGCGAACTCCATGCAGTGATGTTGGTACCCCGTCCCCTTGAGGATTTGGATCAATCGTTGCCCTTGGCACCCGCCCTACAACGGGAACTGCAACCCCTGCGCCTACCCCTTACCCTCAAGCAAAAAGACACCGAACCCCTTGCCCTCCAAGGCGCAGCTCAAGAAAGTGTGGCTGTGGAAGCTCCTGCCGAAACGGTGCCCGTTGAACCCTCTGCCAATCCCTGA
- a CDS encoding transposase — protein MASFSVLVKSILKQLSPCDYPVLNSQLFFKIWLTYILDQGLTSMRALFYRLNHSGITVDMSTFSKANKTRTTTLFERIYTHLMSQARKRHRCSSLMLFPIDSTVITLTSKLFWFYKYHQVKLITGFDLTENILGKAVVSFGERHDLSFQDEILEMIPENAVAIMDRGFASWRFLERLSERKCLFVVRIKNNMRMKLNHERYRVVQFFDEHGTEFRIATNLMHLSDEEVSELYRHRWGIENLWKFLKMHLSLDKLITKSLNGVINQIYMVLIGYLILELMEIPEYFGRKLLDKLRYLQLELSRRCSIVHWSFDWQPELLVT, from the coding sequence ATGGCATCTTTTTCAGTTCTTGTCAAGTCTATTCTCAAGCAGCTCAGCCCTTGCGACTACCCCGTCCTCAACTCTCAATTGTTCTTCAAAATCTGGTTGACCTACATTCTCGACCAAGGATTAACCAGCATGAGAGCCTTATTTTATCGCTTGAATCATTCGGGGATTACAGTGGATATGTCCACGTTTTCCAAGGCGAACAAAACTCGAACAACCACCTTATTTGAGAGGATTTACACTCATCTCATGTCTCAAGCTCGCAAGAGACATCGTTGTTCAAGTCTGATGCTGTTTCCTATTGATTCAACCGTCATTACCCTGACGAGTAAGCTCTTTTGGTTCTACAAATACCATCAAGTGAAGTTAATTACAGGATTTGATTTAACAGAGAACATCCTGGGTAAGGCAGTAGTCTCTTTTGGGGAGAGACATGACCTAAGCTTTCAAGACGAGATTTTAGAAATGATCCCTGAGAATGCCGTTGCCATCATGGATAGAGGGTTTGCGAGTTGGAGATTTTTAGAGCGGCTGAGTGAGAGGAAGTGTTTATTTGTTGTGCGTATCAAGAATAACATGAGAATGAAGCTCAATCATGAGAGATACCGAGTGGTTCAATTTTTTGATGAGCATGGAACAGAGTTTCGTATTGCGACGAATCTAATGCATCTAAGTGATGAGGAAGTGAGTGAGCTGTATCGGCATCGGTGGGGGATTGAGAACTTATGGAAGTTTCTAAAGATGCATTTATCATTAGACAAGCTGATTACGAAGAGTTTGAATGGGGTGATAAATCAGATTTATATGGTTTTGATTGGGTACTTAATTTTAGAGCTAATGGAGATACCTGAATACTTTGGCAGGAAGCTATTAGACAAATTGCGATATTTGCAACTGGAACTGAGTCGCCGCTGCTCGATAGTGCATTGGAGCTTTGATTGGCAGCCAGAGCTACTTGTCACTTAG
- a CDS encoding NAD(P)/FAD-dependent oxidoreductase: MVGRRILVIGGGAAGFFGAIACATANPRDRVTILEAGATVLGKVRISGGGRCNVTHHCFDPALLVQHYPRGGKALRGAFSRFQPQDTMAWFEARGVKLKTEADGRVFPVSDDSETIIDCLMQEATALGIRIRTRAAVKNIAKVGSQFQVTVAQQDQPLLGDRVLLATGSSPQGYRLAAQLGHTMIPPVPSLFTFQIDDPLLQERSGLSVEPVEATLKLPQQPPLTQTGAILVTHWGLSGPVILKLSAWGARALAAHNYRGTLVINWLPYLSLPQIQAELAACRADTPKRAIARHCPLPLPRRLWSYWTTTLGIPAEQTWAHLSKKQLLALAEAVQRGTFAIAGKGAFKEEFVTCGGVALKEVDFKTMASRCCEGLFLAGEVLDIDGVTGGFNLQSAWTTGWIAGQGLAEGSTGTVSAGASTATLS; the protein is encoded by the coding sequence ATGGTCGGTCGGCGAATTTTGGTGATTGGCGGCGGGGCCGCGGGATTTTTTGGGGCGATCGCCTGTGCGACAGCTAATCCCCGCGATCGCGTCACGATTTTAGAAGCTGGGGCAACGGTGCTTGGCAAAGTCCGCATCTCTGGCGGTGGTCGCTGCAATGTCACCCACCATTGTTTTGATCCAGCCCTATTGGTGCAGCACTATCCCCGTGGCGGCAAGGCCTTGCGGGGTGCCTTTAGTCGCTTTCAACCTCAAGACACAATGGCGTGGTTTGAGGCGCGGGGGGTGAAGTTGAAAACTGAGGCCGATGGGCGAGTCTTCCCCGTCAGTGATGATTCAGAAACCATTATTGACTGTCTGATGCAGGAAGCAACGGCCTTAGGGATTCGCATCCGTACCCGTGCGGCAGTAAAGAACATTGCCAAGGTGGGCAGCCAGTTTCAGGTAACAGTTGCTCAACAGGATCAACCCCTTCTGGGCGATCGCGTCCTTTTGGCCACGGGCAGCAGTCCCCAAGGGTATCGCTTGGCGGCGCAATTGGGACACACGATGATTCCCCCCGTCCCTTCTCTGTTTACGTTTCAAATTGATGACCCGCTCTTGCAGGAGCGCTCAGGTCTCAGTGTCGAACCGGTGGAAGCGACCCTCAAACTGCCACAGCAGCCGCCCTTAACTCAAACAGGTGCGATTCTAGTGACCCATTGGGGCTTGAGTGGACCCGTGATCTTGAAACTCTCGGCATGGGGGGCACGGGCTTTGGCAGCTCACAACTACCGTGGCACATTGGTTATCAACTGGCTCCCCTATCTATCGCTGCCCCAGATTCAAGCGGAGTTGGCAGCCTGTCGTGCCGATACCCCCAAGCGAGCGATCGCTCGCCATTGTCCCTTGCCGTTACCGCGTCGTCTCTGGAGCTACTGGACAACGACCCTAGGAATTCCTGCTGAGCAAACTTGGGCGCATCTCAGCAAAAAACAACTCCTCGCCCTCGCTGAGGCAGTGCAGCGCGGGACATTCGCGATCGCTGGCAAGGGCGCCTTCAAGGAGGAGTTTGTCACCTGTGGTGGGGTGGCTCTCAAGGAAGTGGACTTCAAGACCATGGCTAGCCGCTGCTGTGAGGGGCTATTCCTCGCGGGGGAAGTTCTCGATATTGATGGTGTGACGGGGGGCTTTAACCTGCAAAGTGCGTGGACAACGGGCTGGATTGCTGGTCAGGGATTGGCAGAGGGTTCAACGGGCACCGTTTCGGCAGGAGCTTCCACAGCCACACTTTCTTGA
- a CDS encoding mechanosensitive ion channel family protein has translation MIKVHQRLWRWGAIALVGFFLAILSPWPSVAQLNIPGISQTAATPPPPGVTRIGELEIADVRFDGSTLFTIAAPTVRDRTDPGEAIPVEVRAELIESNLRRVLHSAIHQRRRSPELVNIGVARLNKVLVISARIGQAERTTRLLSVTEADSDYHQLPPESLAQQWRDILQEQMNRAIQERTHTALRSQIQTATLIFLKVAGGSFILLMVQRFLMHQQEHLQRQLETMAPQTPEPNWVLPLLPHLRHNFFLKQRIKLIRLVRYLLLWGQVALWLLGAAAILRLFPMTRWLSSQVYGLPILWMVVWFGTGLLNQFADLAFDRIRVFWEHYNLLKFADTQRKTLRIGTTVEVMRSVKTAVIYLTRLVVILGSLGVPVSSILAVGGFLALAISLGSQNLVKDIINGLLIVWEDQYGIGDVVEIEPYSGMVENLNLRITQLRNAEGRLITIPNSTITKVANLTRTWSRVNLELWVDIETNPDRLLSLLNDLSLRFYEEPEWQLKMLEQPEVLGIDQITASGLLVRIWIKTQPGQQWAVGREFRRRVLNLMAAEGIAVGRLHQQLHLARDRNGKGENTHPLES, from the coding sequence ATGATCAAGGTGCATCAACGACTGTGGCGGTGGGGAGCGATCGCCCTTGTGGGATTTTTTTTAGCCATTCTCTCGCCGTGGCCGAGTGTGGCGCAGCTCAACATACCCGGCATCAGTCAAACCGCAGCCACCCCCCCACCCCCCGGCGTCACCCGCATTGGTGAACTGGAAATTGCCGATGTTCGCTTTGATGGCAGCACCCTTTTTACCATTGCTGCGCCGACGGTGCGCGATCGCACTGATCCCGGTGAGGCCATTCCCGTTGAAGTTCGCGCTGAACTCATTGAATCAAATCTACGGCGAGTCCTCCATAGTGCCATCCATCAACGCCGCCGATCGCCCGAACTTGTGAACATTGGTGTTGCTCGCCTCAATAAGGTTTTGGTAATCAGTGCCCGCATTGGCCAAGCAGAACGCACCACTCGCCTACTCAGCGTGACAGAAGCGGATAGCGACTACCATCAACTGCCTCCCGAGAGCCTTGCACAGCAGTGGCGGGACATTTTGCAGGAGCAGATGAATCGAGCCATTCAGGAACGCACCCACACGGCGCTAAGGTCGCAAATTCAGACTGCCACGCTGATCTTCCTCAAGGTTGCTGGGGGGAGTTTCATCCTATTGATGGTGCAGCGGTTCCTTATGCACCAACAGGAGCATCTGCAACGGCAACTTGAGACGATGGCACCGCAGACCCCAGAACCCAATTGGGTGTTACCTCTCTTGCCCCATCTGCGGCACAACTTTTTTCTCAAGCAGCGCATCAAACTGATTCGCCTTGTGCGTTATCTCCTTCTGTGGGGACAAGTGGCTCTGTGGCTGTTGGGCGCCGCTGCCATTTTGCGCCTCTTTCCCATGACCCGCTGGCTGAGCTCCCAAGTCTATGGCTTGCCGATTCTCTGGATGGTTGTCTGGTTTGGAACGGGGTTGCTCAATCAATTTGCCGATTTGGCTTTTGATCGCATCCGCGTCTTTTGGGAGCATTACAATCTTCTCAAGTTTGCTGATACCCAGCGCAAAACCTTGCGGATTGGCACCACCGTTGAAGTTATGCGGAGCGTTAAGACCGCTGTTATTTACCTGACTCGTTTGGTAGTCATTCTAGGCTCACTGGGGGTACCAGTCTCGTCAATTTTGGCAGTGGGGGGCTTTTTAGCTTTGGCAATTTCTCTAGGCTCCCAGAACTTGGTTAAGGACATTATCAATGGGCTGTTGATTGTCTGGGAGGATCAGTATGGCATTGGCGATGTGGTGGAAATTGAACCCTATTCAGGGATGGTGGAGAATCTCAATTTACGCATTACTCAGTTGCGCAATGCCGAGGGTCGCCTGATCACTATTCCCAATAGTACGATTACCAAAGTGGCCAATCTCACCCGCACTTGGTCGCGGGTTAATCTCGAACTGTGGGTGGATATTGAGACGAATCCCGATCGCCTTTTGTCGTTGCTCAATGACTTGAGTCTTCGTTTTTACGAGGAGCCTGAGTGGCAACTCAAGATGTTGGAGCAGCCAGAGGTTCTAGGGATTGATCAAATTACTGCCAGTGGTTTACTCGTGCGCATTTGGATTAAAACCCAACCAGGACAACAATGGGCTGTGGGGCGGGAGTTTCGGCGGCGGGTACTCAACTTGATGGCCGCAGAGGGGATTGCCGTGGGTCGGCTGCATCAACAGCTTCATTTGGCGCGCGATCGCAACGGCAAAGGTGAAAATACTCATCCTTTGGAATCCTAA
- a CDS encoding FAD-dependent thymidylate synthase has protein sequence MQDGRVIADSISPAGVRLVTLQLTYPRFIHSELLTHRVFSRNSASSRAVPVAKLMEQVEHNPVIPYHWGKNQRGMQAHQESEHKEAAKEIWLKTRLAVLEGARQLHELGIHKQVVNRMLEPWMWMQTVVSSTEWDNFLRLRNHPNAQPEMQALAKLIQHLLETHAPTPIAVGDWHLPYIDPSEREQYSLEECKYMSVARCARVSYYLRDGQRSDPASDLALYQRLAGAEPKHLSPLEHVAECMGDRQPYANFVGWRQLRYFEERKSAHARQ, from the coding sequence ATGCAAGACGGGCGTGTGATTGCCGATTCAATTTCGCCAGCAGGGGTGCGCTTGGTGACACTCCAACTCACATATCCGCGCTTTATCCATAGTGAACTCCTTACCCATCGCGTGTTTTCCCGCAATTCCGCTAGTTCGCGAGCCGTTCCTGTAGCCAAACTGATGGAGCAAGTCGAACACAACCCCGTTATTCCCTACCATTGGGGAAAAAATCAGCGGGGGATGCAGGCACACCAAGAAAGTGAACATAAGGAGGCTGCCAAGGAGATTTGGCTAAAAACTCGCCTTGCGGTTCTTGAGGGGGCACGCCAACTCCATGAGCTAGGAATCCACAAGCAGGTGGTCAACCGCATGCTGGAACCGTGGATGTGGATGCAAACGGTTGTCAGTAGTACCGAGTGGGATAATTTTTTGCGCCTGCGCAATCACCCCAATGCCCAGCCAGAAATGCAGGCCTTGGCCAAGCTGATTCAGCATTTGCTTGAGACCCATGCACCCACTCCCATTGCTGTGGGGGATTGGCATCTTCCCTATATCGATCCCAGTGAGCGGGAGCAATATAGCCTTGAAGAATGTAAGTACATGTCTGTGGCGCGCTGTGCACGAGTGTCCTACTATCTGCGGGATGGCCAACGCAGTGATCCGGCCTCGGATCTGGCTCTCTACCAGCGCTTGGCAGGAGCAGAACCCAAGCACCTGTCTCCTCTAGAGCATGTGGCAGAATGTATGGGCGATCGCCAGCCCTATGCCAATTTTGTGGGTTGGCGGCAGTTGCGTTACTTTGAGGAGAGAAAATCAGCACATGCCCGCCAATGA
- a CDS encoding PP2C family protein-serine/threonine phosphatase: MSGDRQPYRILVIDDDPTTRLLLRKTLKDLGYQVSVASHGREGIAIATVEKPALIICDWMMPELDGLEVCRQIKQDQELSRSFFVLLTAKGELEDRIQGLDAGADEFLSKPIDPNELRARIQAGLRLYQLNQDLLKQKQLLEAELHEAAAYVRSLLPAPQDTPCKINYYFLPSSQLGGDCFDFFWMGDRYLVLYILDVSGHGLGAALPSVSVLNLLRSTTREQTSGTFDYLHPAQVLEALNNGFQMMDQHEKYFTIWYGVYDRQRRQLTYASGGHPPALLLTCAADQWQATSLKTPGIPIGMFADMVFSEVTIEVPDPAVLYLFSDGIYEFETTENRIWGLDAFKELLIAAHAQEPVPALPQLIRQVQSHAAVNAFGSDDVSLVQVAFQ, from the coding sequence ATGAGTGGCGATCGCCAGCCCTATCGAATTCTCGTTATTGATGATGATCCCACCACCCGACTCTTGCTGCGGAAAACGCTGAAGGATTTGGGTTATCAGGTATCGGTTGCTAGCCATGGTCGCGAGGGGATCGCGATCGCCACCGTCGAAAAACCGGCGCTGATCATCTGTGACTGGATGATGCCCGAACTGGACGGCCTAGAGGTGTGCCGCCAAATCAAACAGGATCAGGAACTCTCCCGCAGTTTTTTTGTCCTGCTCACTGCCAAGGGGGAGTTAGAGGATCGCATTCAGGGGTTAGATGCCGGTGCCGATGAATTTTTGTCAAAGCCCATTGACCCCAATGAACTACGGGCACGGATTCAAGCGGGTTTGCGCCTGTACCAACTCAACCAAGACTTGCTTAAGCAAAAACAACTCCTTGAAGCGGAACTCCACGAAGCAGCGGCCTATGTGCGATCGCTCCTGCCTGCGCCCCAAGACACTCCCTGCAAAATCAACTACTACTTCTTGCCGTCGAGTCAGTTGGGCGGCGATTGCTTTGACTTTTTCTGGATGGGCGATCGCTATCTAGTGCTCTATATTCTCGATGTTTCAGGCCATGGCTTGGGCGCTGCTCTACCTTCGGTCTCCGTCTTGAACCTCCTGCGCAGTACCACGCGAGAGCAAACGAGCGGTACGTTTGACTATCTGCACCCTGCCCAAGTCCTTGAAGCCCTCAACAATGGCTTTCAAATGATGGATCAGCACGAAAAGTATTTCACGATTTGGTACGGCGTGTACGATCGCCAGAGGCGGCAGTTGACCTATGCCAGTGGCGGGCATCCCCCTGCCCTGCTGCTCACCTGTGCGGCTGATCAATGGCAAGCGACCTCCCTGAAGACACCGGGCATTCCCATTGGCATGTTTGCTGACATGGTCTTTAGCGAAGTCACGATTGAAGTGCCCGACCCGGCGGTTCTCTATCTTTTTAGCGATGGCATCTACGAGTTTGAAACCACTGAGAATCGCATTTGGGGACTCGACGCCTTTAAGGAGTTGCTCATTGCGGCTCACGCCCAAGAACCTGTTCCCGCATTGCCCCAGTTGATTCGCCAAGTGCAGAGCCATGCAGCAGTCAATGCCTTTGGCAGCGATGATGTTTCATTGGTGCAGGTGGCCTTCCAATAA
- a CDS encoding pantothenate kinase, with protein sequence MAPPQNDQWLALIVGNSRQHWALFRGEHLSRTWHLPPEGFAFNPAQEYSRLPCWGASVGSVPLHHVHPTAIELTLGDIPIPQMYPTLGIDRALALWGALQVYGAPVCVVDAGTALTFTLANAQGEFAGGVILPGVGSMARALADYTAALPCVALPPNPPHRWGNTTATAIESGLYYGTAAILQSYLGAFLQDYPQGTVVVTGGDRPFISELLRTFLDPDRWREDDHLVFWGIRALRNPTAKIEMHPVNRIN encoded by the coding sequence ATGGCACCGCCGCAGAATGATCAATGGTTAGCACTGATTGTCGGCAATAGTCGGCAGCACTGGGCGTTATTTAGGGGTGAACACTTAAGCCGCACTTGGCACCTCCCCCCTGAGGGATTTGCCTTCAACCCTGCCCAAGAGTATTCAAGACTGCCCTGTTGGGGGGCGAGTGTCGGTTCTGTGCCCTTGCACCATGTTCATCCGACAGCAATTGAACTCACCCTAGGGGATATTCCCATTCCCCAGATGTATCCCACCTTGGGGATTGACCGTGCCCTTGCCCTCTGGGGGGCGCTTCAGGTCTATGGTGCACCCGTGTGTGTTGTTGATGCAGGCACCGCACTGACGTTTACCTTAGCCAATGCCCAAGGGGAATTTGCGGGAGGTGTGATTCTGCCGGGGGTCGGATCAATGGCGCGGGCGCTAGCGGACTATACGGCGGCTTTACCCTGTGTTGCCCTGCCCCCAAACCCACCTCACCGCTGGGGCAACACCACCGCTACGGCCATTGAAAGTGGCCTCTACTACGGCACTGCGGCAATCCTACAGAGCTATCTGGGGGCATTTTTGCAGGACTACCCCCAAGGCACGGTGGTTGTCACCGGGGGCGATCGCCCCTTCATCAGTGAGCTGTTGCGGACATTTTTAGACCCCGATCGCTGGCGTGAAGACGATCATTTGGTTTTTTGGGGGATCCGCGCCCTCCGCAACCCAACCGCTAAGATAGAAATGCACCCAGTAAACAGGATTAACTAA